The following proteins are co-located in the Candidatus Competibacteraceae bacterium genome:
- the tssC gene encoding type VI secretion system contractile sheath large subunit, producing MAETDTNAQAQPEAQTETVEASEFGSLLQREFKPKSDQAKQAVENAVHTLAEQALQHTTLISRDVLKSIESMIAAIDRKLSEQINLIMHHSEFQQLEGAWRGLSYLVNNTETDEMLKIRVMNISKKELAKNLKKFKGVAWDQSPLFKKVYEEEYGQFGGEPFGCLVGDYYFDHSPPDVELLRGMSQIAAASHTPFIAAAAPTAMQMDSWQELSNPRDLTKIFQTPEYAAWRSLRESEDSRYIGLAMPRFLARQPYGAKSDPVEEFDFEEDVEGADHNKYTWANSAYAMATNITRAFKMYGWCTRIRGIESGGAVENLPTHTFPTDDGGVDMKCPTEIAISDRREAELAKNGFMPLIHKKNSDFAAFIGAQSLQKPAEYDDPDATANANLSARLPYLFATCRFAHYLKCMVRDKIGSFKERDQLQLWLQEWIYNYVDGNPAISSDETKAMKPLAAAEVVVEEVEGNPGYYTSKFFLRPHYQLEGLTVSLRLVSKLPSIKGA from the coding sequence ATGGCCGAAACCGACACGAACGCCCAGGCCCAGCCCGAAGCCCAAACCGAAACGGTGGAAGCCAGCGAGTTTGGCTCGCTGTTGCAGCGGGAATTCAAGCCTAAATCCGATCAGGCCAAGCAGGCGGTCGAGAATGCCGTCCACACCTTGGCCGAGCAAGCCTTGCAGCATACGACGCTGATTTCCAGGGACGTGCTCAAGTCCATCGAGTCGATGATCGCCGCCATCGACCGCAAGCTGAGCGAACAGATCAATCTGATCATGCACCATTCGGAGTTCCAGCAACTGGAGGGCGCTTGGCGCGGATTGAGCTACCTGGTTAACAATACCGAAACCGACGAGATGTTGAAGATTCGGGTGATGAACATCTCTAAGAAGGAGTTGGCAAAAAATCTTAAAAAATTCAAAGGGGTTGCCTGGGACCAAAGCCCGCTGTTCAAGAAAGTCTACGAAGAAGAGTACGGCCAGTTCGGCGGCGAACCGTTCGGTTGCCTGGTGGGTGACTACTACTTCGACCATAGCCCACCGGATGTCGAATTGTTGCGGGGAATGTCGCAGATCGCCGCTGCTTCTCACACGCCGTTCATCGCCGCCGCCGCGCCCACGGCCATGCAGATGGATTCCTGGCAGGAATTGAGCAATCCGCGCGATCTCACCAAGATCTTCCAGACTCCGGAATATGCTGCTTGGCGGTCGCTGCGCGAATCGGAGGATTCCCGTTACATTGGCTTGGCCATGCCGCGATTTCTGGCGCGCCAGCCCTACGGGGCCAAGTCCGATCCAGTCGAGGAGTTCGATTTCGAGGAAGACGTGGAAGGCGCCGACCACAACAAATATACCTGGGCCAATTCGGCCTATGCGATGGCCACCAACATTACCCGGGCGTTCAAGATGTATGGCTGGTGTACCCGGATTCGCGGCATCGAATCCGGCGGCGCGGTGGAGAATCTGCCGACCCATACCTTCCCGACGGATGACGGTGGCGTGGACATGAAGTGTCCCACCGAAATCGCCATCAGCGACCGGCGCGAGGCGGAGTTGGCCAAGAACGGATTCATGCCGCTGATCCACAAGAAGAACAGTGACTTCGCGGCTTTTATCGGTGCCCAGTCGCTGCAAAAGCCGGCCGAGTACGATGATCCGGACGCCACCGCCAACGCCAATCTGTCGGCCCGCTTGCCCTATCTGTTCGCGACCTGCCGCTTCGCCCACTACCTGAAATGCATGGTGCGCGACAAGATCGGCTCGTTCAAGGAACGCGATCAGTTGCAACTCTGGTTGCAGGAATGGATTTACAACTATGTGGACGGCAATCCCGCCATTTCCAGCGACGAGACCAAGGCCATGAAACCCTTGGCCGCCGCCGAGGTGGTGGTGGAGGAGGTGGAAGGCAATCCAGGCTACTACACTTCAAAGTTCTTCCTGCGCCCCCACTATCAGTTGGAAGGGTTGACCGTGTCGCTACGCCTGGTCTCCAAACTGCCTTCGATCAAGGGAGCTTAG
- a CDS encoding type VI secretion system tube protein Hcp, which translates to MADAFLKIGDVKGECKDHEFKEWIEVLSWSWGASQMGTAGHGVGLGASKVSLQDFSYTMHFCAASPELLLSCCSGHHYPEATLVMRKPTGKDGGQKKFLEFKFKDVLVSSYQTGGSDGAGLPVESLSLNFTNLTQEYFTQDEKGATKSAGKAGWDVKTNKKV; encoded by the coding sequence ATGGCTGATGCATTTTTGAAAATTGGCGACGTGAAGGGCGAATGCAAGGATCACGAATTCAAGGAATGGATCGAGGTGTTGAGCTGGAGCTGGGGCGCCAGCCAGATGGGCACCGCCGGGCACGGCGTCGGCCTGGGCGCCAGCAAGGTCAGTTTGCAGGACTTCAGCTACACCATGCACTTCTGCGCCGCTTCGCCCGAACTGCTGCTGTCGTGCTGCTCGGGCCACCACTACCCCGAGGCTACCCTGGTGATGCGCAAGCCGACCGGCAAGGACGGTGGGCAGAAGAAGTTCCTGGAGTTCAAGTTCAAGGACGTGCTGGTCAGCAGTTATCAGACTGGTGGCAGCGACGGCGCCGGCCTGCCGGTCGAGAGCCTGTCGTTGAACTTCACCAACTTGACTCAGGAATACTTCACCCAGGATGAGAAGGGCGCGACCAAGTCGGCCGGCAAGGCCGGCTGGGATGTCAAGACCAACAAGAAGGTCTGA
- a CDS encoding tetratricopeptide repeat protein — MQAEQSVREGRLQDALAELQAQVRKEPANAKYRIFLFQLLAVLGQWERASNQLNVLEEMDPESLPMVQTYREAIRCELLRAEVFAGRRSPLIFGDPEPWMALLLEALQLTAGGHHAQAQVARDQAFEGAAATSGTLDGQPFEWLADADPRLGPMLEAVINGRYYWIPWQRIRTLALEQPSDLRDYVWMPAGFTWANGGEAVGLIPSRYPGSQASADPQLQLGRKTEWLEQESGIYLGIGQRLLATDQNEYSLLDIRRIDLNTPEAPPQETDSGDG; from the coding sequence ATGCAAGCCGAGCAAAGTGTACGCGAAGGCCGTTTGCAGGACGCCCTGGCCGAGTTGCAGGCGCAGGTGCGCAAAGAGCCCGCCAACGCCAAATACCGTATCTTCCTGTTTCAGTTGCTGGCGGTGCTGGGGCAATGGGAGCGGGCGTCGAACCAGTTGAACGTACTGGAGGAGATGGACCCCGAATCCCTGCCGATGGTGCAGACTTACCGCGAAGCCATCCGCTGCGAATTATTGCGCGCCGAGGTGTTCGCCGGTCGTCGTTCGCCGCTGATTTTCGGCGATCCCGAACCCTGGATGGCGTTGTTGTTGGAGGCGTTGCAGTTGACCGCCGGCGGCCATCATGCCCAGGCCCAAGTGGCGCGCGACCAGGCATTTGAGGGCGCGGCGGCGACCTCGGGAACCCTGGATGGCCAGCCGTTCGAGTGGCTCGCCGACGCCGACCCGCGGCTGGGGCCGATGCTGGAGGCCGTAATCAACGGCCGCTACTACTGGATCCCCTGGCAGCGGATCCGCACGCTCGCGCTCGAACAGCCCAGCGACCTGCGCGACTATGTCTGGATGCCCGCCGGTTTCACCTGGGCCAACGGCGGCGAAGCCGTGGGCCTGATTCCGTCACGCTATCCCGGCTCGCAGGCCAGCGCCGATCCACAGCTGCAACTGGGCCGCAAGACCGAGTGGCTGGAGCAGGAGAGCGGGATCTATCTGGGCATCGGACAGCGCCTGTTGGCCACCGATCAAAACGAATATTCGCTGCTCGATATTCGGCGGATCGATCTGAACACCCCGGAAGCCCCACCGCAAGAGACAGATTCCGGCGATGGCTGA
- the tssB gene encoding type VI secretion system contractile sheath small subunit — protein sequence MAMSSQKFIARNRAPRVQIEYDVEVYGSQKKVQLPFVMGVMADLSGKPVDPLAPVAERKFLEVDVDNFDSRMKAMKPRAAFRVPNSLTGEGELSVDLTFESMDDFSPAAVARKVDALNQLLQAREQLTNLMTYMDGKTGAEDLIAKVLNDPTLLQALASAPKPEGEAPAAEE from the coding sequence ATGGCGATGAGCAGCCAGAAATTTATCGCCCGTAACCGGGCGCCGCGCGTACAGATCGAGTACGACGTTGAGGTGTATGGCTCGCAGAAGAAGGTACAACTGCCGTTCGTAATGGGCGTGATGGCCGACCTGTCCGGAAAGCCGGTCGATCCGCTGGCGCCAGTGGCCGAGCGCAAGTTCCTCGAAGTCGACGTGGATAATTTCGATAGCCGCATGAAAGCCATGAAGCCGCGCGCGGCGTTTCGGGTTCCCAACTCGCTTACCGGCGAAGGCGAGTTGAGCGTGGATCTGACCTTCGAGAGCATGGACGATTTCTCTCCGGCCGCCGTGGCCCGCAAGGTCGATGCCTTGAATCAGTTGCTGCAGGCGCGCGAGCAACTCACCAATCTGATGACCTATATGGACGGCAAGACCGGCGCCGAGGATCTGATCGCCAAGGTGCTGAACGATCCGACTCTGTTGCAAGCTCTGGCGTCCGCGCCCAAACCCGAGGGCGAAGCGCCCGCCGCCGAGGAGTGA
- the tssK gene encoding type VI secretion system baseplate subunit TssK, with product MSWYSKVVWSEGMFLRPQHFQQQDRYFEAVVRQSCHHLRPYDWGIAELALDREALALGKIAITTASGLLPDGTPFSIPDHDPPPAPLTIDADVRDTRVMLALPLRRTGMADVERGEQQQDTATRYRAVAREVRDNNVDTANNSAFVETGERRLRLFLDTRDSSEHTCIGIARVQEKRPDQTVVLDPDYLPPCLDCRGVPVLLGFATEILGLLHQRGDALAERVTGAGTARGAGVDIAQFLRLQTVNRFEPLFAHLASMQGLHPETFYQIALQLAGEMSTFTGKTKRRPPPFPAYDHDDLQKTFGALIGELRRSLSLVEEQAAIRIPIEERQYGIRVAIITDRERPLLTKATFILAVRADMATDLLRARFPTQVKIGPVERIAQFVNHHLPGIGVSALPVAPREIPYQADFIYFRLDRSSEFWKQVLTSGGFAFHVGGEFPGLDMAFWAIKE from the coding sequence ATGAGTTGGTACAGTAAAGTTGTGTGGTCCGAGGGGATGTTCCTACGCCCCCAGCACTTCCAACAACAGGACCGCTATTTCGAAGCCGTGGTCCGGCAATCCTGCCACCATCTGCGCCCCTACGACTGGGGTATCGCCGAACTGGCTCTGGATCGGGAGGCGCTGGCCCTGGGCAAAATCGCCATCACCACCGCCTCCGGTCTGTTGCCCGACGGCACGCCGTTCAGCATTCCCGACCACGATCCGCCACCCGCGCCGTTGACGATCGACGCCGACGTGCGCGACACCCGGGTCATGCTGGCCCTGCCGCTGCGGCGGACCGGCATGGCCGACGTGGAACGCGGCGAGCAGCAACAAGACACCGCCACCCGCTACCGGGCCGTGGCCCGCGAGGTGCGGGACAACAACGTCGACACCGCCAACAACAGCGCCTTCGTCGAAACCGGCGAGCGCCGGCTACGGCTATTCCTCGACACCCGCGACTCCAGCGAGCACACCTGCATCGGCATCGCCCGGGTGCAGGAAAAGCGACCCGATCAGACGGTGGTGCTGGACCCCGACTACCTGCCGCCCTGCCTGGACTGCCGCGGCGTACCGGTGCTGCTCGGTTTCGCCACCGAAATACTCGGGCTGCTGCATCAACGCGGCGACGCCCTGGCCGAACGAGTGACGGGGGCGGGCACGGCGCGTGGCGCGGGCGTGGACATCGCCCAGTTCTTGCGCCTGCAGACCGTCAACCGCTTCGAACCGCTATTCGCCCATCTGGCCTCCATGCAGGGGTTGCATCCGGAAACGTTCTACCAGATCGCCCTGCAACTGGCCGGCGAAATGTCCACCTTCACCGGCAAAACCAAGCGCCGGCCGCCGCCGTTCCCCGCCTACGACCACGACGACCTGCAAAAAACCTTCGGCGCCCTGATCGGTGAGCTGCGCCGCTCGCTCAGTCTGGTCGAAGAGCAGGCGGCCATCCGCATTCCGATCGAAGAACGCCAGTACGGCATCCGGGTGGCCATCATCACCGACCGCGAACGCCCGTTGCTGACCAAGGCCACCTTCATTCTGGCGGTCCGCGCCGACATGGCGACCGACCTGCTGCGCGCCCGCTTTCCGACCCAGGTCAAGATCGGTCCGGTCGAGCGTATCGCGCAGTTCGTCAACCATCATCTGCCCGGCATCGGGGTCAGCGCGCTGCCGGTGGCGCCGCGCGAGATCCCCTATCAGGCCGATTTCATCTATTTCCGGCTCGACCGCAGCAGCGAATTCTGGAAACAAGTGCTCACCTCGGGCGGCTTCGCTTTCCATGTCGGTGGCGAGTTTCCGGGCTTGGACATGGCGTTTTGGGCCATCAAAGAGTAA
- the tagH gene encoding type VI secretion system-associated FHA domain protein TagH translates to MPLRLTITSFQRLSPGQETTKTLDRGSISIGRAAQSDWVLQDPERILSGRHCTLHYQDGGYFLTDTSTNGVYLNDSEQRVGRNQMVRLKDGDHFVLGEYEIAVALLSEAAEPAKIQPEGPITEAVPISDLMPASGTAELGGGPDSMIKPSFGDIMTEGRDGLGLRQAPGKPGKAAVVTEPPSDLMEPERASFEPPALIPETPPSPIPEITPPPFEPGSEPTDEPSAAQAEMEPPAQPFPDILAPPPEAPPEIPPVAGERPGESAEPLIPEDWWSTPSPAAQPAPPPVQPPARSVPEIPAPPPVQPPARPVPEIPAPPPVQPPARPARPEPRPTAQPTGPDIDVLIRAFLEGADLPHLQLTAEQLPDCMRTLGEIFRETVQGLVEVLLARGDVKGEFRLHRTTIGPIENNPLKTSPGQPPLSPEQVMTLLLVRQKDAYMSPVQAVREGFNDIKAHQLAVMAGIQAALARLLERFDPGNLETRLEQSVLDNLWPGNRKAKYWDLFTTEYRTIAREAEDDFNELFGDEFARAYEERLGEH, encoded by the coding sequence ATGCCCTTGCGATTGACCATCACCAGCTTTCAGCGGCTCTCTCCCGGTCAGGAAACCACCAAGACGCTCGACCGCGGGTCGATCAGCATCGGCCGGGCGGCGCAAAGCGACTGGGTCCTGCAAGACCCGGAACGCATCCTGTCCGGCCGGCATTGCACCCTCCACTATCAGGATGGTGGCTACTTCCTGACCGACACCAGCACCAACGGCGTCTATCTCAACGATTCCGAACAGCGCGTCGGCCGCAACCAGATGGTCAGGCTGAAAGATGGCGACCATTTCGTTCTGGGCGAATACGAGATCGCGGTCGCCCTGCTATCCGAAGCCGCCGAACCAGCGAAAATCCAACCGGAAGGGCCGATCACCGAGGCCGTGCCGATTTCAGACCTGATGCCCGCCTCTGGCACCGCGGAATTGGGCGGCGGCCCCGACAGCATGATCAAACCGTCCTTCGGCGACATTATGACCGAGGGCAGGGATGGCCTGGGCCTACGTCAGGCTCCGGGGAAGCCGGGCAAGGCAGCGGTGGTCACCGAACCGCCTTCCGATTTGATGGAACCGGAACGGGCTTCCTTCGAACCGCCGGCGCTGATCCCCGAAACACCGCCCTCGCCAATTCCAGAAATAACACCCCCACCGTTCGAACCCGGATCGGAACCAACGGACGAACCGTCCGCGGCACAGGCTGAGATGGAACCCCCAGCTCAACCGTTTCCCGATATCCTTGCACCGCCACCGGAAGCGCCGCCAGAAATACCGCCGGTGGCCGGCGAGCGTCCGGGGGAAAGCGCCGAGCCGCTGATCCCGGAAGACTGGTGGTCGACCCCTTCCCCCGCCGCCCAACCCGCGCCACCGCCAGTGCAACCCCCCGCACGGTCCGTCCCGGAAATACCCGCGCCACCGCCAGTGCAACCCCCCGCGCGGCCCGTCCCGGAAATACCCGCGCCACCGCCAGTGCAACCCCCCGCGCGGCCAGCGCGGCCCGAACCCCGTCCCACCGCTCAACCGACCGGGCCGGACATCGATGTCCTGATTCGTGCCTTTCTGGAGGGCGCCGACCTGCCGCACCTGCAACTGACAGCCGAACAACTGCCCGACTGCATGCGCACCCTGGGCGAGATCTTCCGCGAAACCGTGCAGGGCCTGGTGGAAGTTCTGCTCGCCCGTGGCGATGTCAAAGGCGAGTTCCGCCTGCATCGCACCACTATCGGTCCCATCGAAAACAACCCGCTCAAGACCTCGCCGGGCCAACCGCCGCTCAGCCCCGAACAGGTGATGACCCTGTTGCTGGTCCGACAGAAAGACGCCTACATGTCGCCAGTGCAGGCGGTGCGCGAGGGCTTCAACGACATCAAGGCCCACCAACTGGCGGTCATGGCCGGGATTCAGGCCGCTCTGGCCCGCCTTCTCGAACGGTTCGATCCGGGAAATCTGGAAACCCGGCTCGAACAGAGCGTGCTCGATAACCTCTGGCCGGGCAACCGCAAAGCTAAGTACTGGGATCTGTTTACGACCGAATATCGAACCATCGCCCGAGAGGCCGAGGACGATTTCAACGAGCTGTTTGGCGACGAATTTGCCCGTGCCTACGAAGAACGGTTGGGTGAACACTGA
- the tssA gene encoding type VI secretion system protein TssA, which yields MSVIEIETLLSDIAADTPCGEDLEYDPLFAEMEKLAQETPERQYGDTIIPAEPPDWRGVKKAALTLLERTRDLRVAVYLARALLQSDGFPGFAEGLALVEGLIERYWDGVYPLLDPDDDNDPTLRINTIVALCDSETTLRDLRETPLVSSRTLGRFSLRDVQVATGALTPVAGDDEELPTQSRLDAAFQDADLEVLQLTTEAVADAFDRVGRIEATLTDQVGVTQAPDMSDLTGVLKEVRQVLTEQLQRRGVSSTGEAEGQAESEEGAAFGAAVAGQRLVVGDIASREDVIRMLDKICDYFSRHEPSSPVPFLLKRAKNLVTKDFMEIMLDLAPGGTEQANLIFGLQNESSSEYG from the coding sequence ATGAGTGTGATCGAAATCGAAACATTGCTGAGCGATATCGCCGCCGATACACCATGCGGCGAGGATCTTGAATACGACCCCTTATTCGCCGAGATGGAAAAACTGGCGCAGGAAACGCCCGAGCGTCAGTACGGCGACACGATTATTCCGGCCGAGCCGCCCGACTGGCGCGGCGTCAAGAAAGCCGCCCTGACCCTGCTGGAGCGTACCCGGGATCTGCGGGTGGCGGTCTACCTGGCCCGAGCTTTGTTGCAGAGCGATGGCTTTCCGGGTTTTGCCGAGGGCTTGGCCCTGGTGGAGGGTCTGATCGAGCGCTACTGGGATGGCGTTTATCCGCTGCTCGACCCGGACGACGACAACGATCCGACCCTGCGGATCAACACGATCGTGGCGCTGTGCGATTCGGAAACCACCCTGCGCGACCTGCGGGAGACGCCGCTGGTCAGTTCCCGCACCCTGGGGCGGTTCAGTCTGCGCGACGTCCAGGTCGCCACGGGCGCGCTGACGCCGGTGGCGGGCGACGACGAGGAGCTGCCGACCCAGAGCCGGCTCGACGCCGCGTTCCAGGATGCCGATCTGGAGGTGTTGCAGCTCACCACCGAAGCGGTCGCCGATGCCTTCGACCGGGTCGGGCGCATCGAAGCGACGCTGACCGATCAGGTGGGGGTGACCCAGGCGCCGGACATGAGCGATCTGACCGGGGTTCTGAAGGAGGTCCGGCAGGTATTGACGGAGCAACTGCAGCGGCGCGGAGTGAGTTCGACCGGCGAAGCCGAGGGGCAGGCCGAGTCGGAGGAAGGAGCGGCGTTTGGCGCCGCGGTGGCGGGACAGCGCTTGGTGGTGGGCGATATCGCCAGCCGCGAAGACGTGATTCGCATGTTGGATAAGATTTGCGACTATTTCTCTCGCCATGAACCCTCCAGCCCCGTACCGTTTTTACTAAAACGTGCTAAGAATTTAGTCACCAAGGACTTTATGGAGATCATGCTTGATCTTGCACCGGGAGGGACCGAACAGGCTAACCTGATTTTCGGCCTGCAGAACGAGAGTTCCAGCGAATACGGCTAA
- the tssE gene encoding type VI secretion system baseplate subunit TssE: MAELTPRERLQPSLLDRLTDDEPYQQQESRDKRVLSTNRLRECVLRDLAWLFNTSRMPDDREIERYPFAARSTLNFGLPPLAGVTARSLDVDGLELILRQVIMDFEPRILRNSLRVRASFTEERMSHNALTFEIEGELWGQPMPIQLYWKTEIDLESGQVKVEEASRTREH, encoded by the coding sequence ATGGCTGAACTCACGCCCAGGGAGCGGCTGCAACCTTCGCTGTTGGATCGCCTGACCGACGACGAGCCGTACCAGCAGCAGGAATCGCGCGACAAGCGAGTGCTGTCCACGAACCGTTTGCGCGAGTGCGTGCTGCGCGATCTGGCTTGGCTGTTCAACACCAGCCGGATGCCGGATGACCGCGAAATCGAGCGTTATCCCTTCGCCGCCCGGTCGACCCTCAATTTTGGCTTGCCGCCGCTGGCTGGGGTGACGGCCCGTAGTTTGGACGTGGATGGGCTGGAGCTCATTCTGCGCCAGGTGATCATGGATTTCGAACCGCGCATCCTGCGCAATTCGTTGCGGGTGCGCGCGTCGTTTACCGAGGAGCGCATGAGCCATAATGCCCTGACCTTCGAGATCGAAGGGGAGTTGTGGGGGCAGCCCATGCCCATACAATTATACTGGAAAACCGAGATCGACCTGGAAAGCGGTCAGGTCAAGGTCGAGGAAGCCAGTCGGACGAGGGAGCACTGA
- the tssF gene encoding type VI secretion system baseplate subunit TssF: MDPRLLEYYNRELQHLRELGGEFAREFPKIAGRLGLEGFECADPYVERLLEGFSFLAGRVQLKMDAEFPRFTQHLLEIVYPHYLAPTPSMLVAHFQPDPTEGALEQGFVIPRDSQLHSQLGKGDQTPCEYRTAHDVTLWPLELTEAQYFAGKEPVAQLDLPDLAKVRAGIRLRLRTTLPGLPFNKLALSELPLYLHGSEAVPSRLYEQLLANVVMVVARPGQRPAPWHEVVAKHEIRRLGFEDEQALLPCTPPSFQGYRLLQEYFSFPQRYLFVELGGLGPAVRRCADRELEVLILLNRDDRALENVVAAENFALFCAPAINLFPKRADRIHLSDQVAEHHLVPDRTRPMDFEVYQINEVTGIGSEGEEQEFLPFYASYDRIDQRQQRSYYTQHRLPRLLSRQQRRDGPRSSYVGSEVFLSLVDADEAPYRGNLRQLAVTTWCTNRDLPLLMPIGRGDTDFTLASGAPVGAVRCLAGPTRPWPSHAHGDTAWRLISHLSLNYLSLADTDARQGAVALRELLALYGNLAEMTVRRQVDGVCSVRATPVTRRAPIPGPIAFARGLEVTLTLDEAAFEGVGILLLGAVLEQFFAKYASINSFTETVVRSTERGEIIRWPARIGRRHTL; encoded by the coding sequence ATGGATCCCCGTCTGCTCGAATACTACAACCGGGAACTCCAGCACTTGCGCGAGCTGGGCGGGGAATTCGCCCGCGAGTTCCCGAAGATCGCCGGGCGGTTGGGGTTGGAGGGGTTCGAGTGCGCCGATCCCTATGTCGAGCGGTTGCTGGAGGGTTTCAGCTTCCTGGCGGGGCGGGTGCAGCTCAAGATGGATGCCGAGTTCCCGCGGTTCACCCAGCACTTGCTGGAGATCGTCTACCCGCACTATCTGGCGCCGACGCCGTCGATGCTGGTGGCCCACTTCCAGCCGGACCCGACCGAAGGCGCGCTCGAACAGGGGTTCGTGATCCCTCGCGACAGCCAATTGCACAGCCAGCTCGGCAAGGGCGATCAAACGCCCTGCGAGTACCGGACCGCCCATGACGTGACGCTATGGCCGCTGGAACTGACCGAGGCGCAATATTTCGCCGGTAAGGAACCAGTGGCGCAGCTCGATCTGCCGGATCTGGCCAAGGTCCGCGCCGGCATCCGGTTGCGCCTGCGCACGACGCTGCCGGGTCTGCCCTTCAACAAGCTGGCACTGAGCGAGTTGCCACTCTACCTGCACGGCAGCGAGGCCGTGCCGTCCCGGCTGTACGAGCAGTTGCTGGCCAACGTGGTGATGGTGGTGGCGCGGCCCGGCCAGCGGCCGGCACCCTGGCACGAAGTCGTGGCCAAGCACGAAATCCGGCGGCTCGGCTTCGAGGATGAGCAGGCCCTGCTGCCCTGCACACCGCCCTCGTTTCAGGGCTACCGGCTGTTGCAGGAGTACTTCTCCTTCCCGCAGCGCTATCTGTTCGTGGAACTGGGTGGCCTGGGGCCGGCGGTGCGCCGCTGCGCGGATCGCGAGCTGGAAGTATTGATCCTGCTCAACCGCGACGATCGGGCGCTGGAAAACGTGGTGGCGGCGGAAAATTTCGCCCTGTTCTGCGCGCCCGCGATCAATTTGTTTCCCAAGCGGGCCGACCGTATTCACCTGAGCGATCAGGTGGCCGAACATCACCTGGTGCCAGACCGCACCCGGCCGATGGATTTCGAGGTTTACCAGATCAACGAGGTTACCGGGATTGGTTCCGAAGGCGAAGAACAGGAATTTCTCCCGTTCTACGCCAGCTACGATCGGATCGACCAGCGCCAACAGCGTTCCTACTACACCCAGCACCGATTGCCGCGCCTATTGTCCAGGCAGCAGCGGCGCGATGGGCCGCGTTCGAGTTACGTGGGCAGCGAAGTTTTTCTGTCGCTGGTCGATGCCGACGAGGCGCCGTATCGCGGCAACCTGCGGCAACTGGCGGTCACCACCTGGTGCACCAACCGCGATTTGCCCCTGCTCATGCCGATCGGGCGGGGCGATACCGACTTCACGCTGGCCTCCGGGGCGCCGGTCGGCGCCGTGCGCTGTTTGGCCGGACCCACCCGGCCGTGGCCTTCCCACGCGCACGGCGACACCGCTTGGCGGCTCATCAGTCATCTGTCCCTGAACTATCTGTCGCTGGCCGATACCGACGCCCGTCAGGGCGCCGTGGCGCTGCGGGAGTTGCTGGCGCTGTATGGCAACCTGGCGGAAATGACCGTCCGCCGGCAGGTCGATGGAGTCTGCTCGGTGCGGGCCACACCGGTGACCCGGCGCGCGCCGATTCCCGGTCCGATCGCCTTCGCCCGCGGCCTGGAAGTGACCTTGACGCTGGATGAGGCCGCCTTTGAAGGGGTGGGCATCCTGCTGTTGGGCGCGGTGCTGGAGCAGTTTTTCGCCAAGTACGCTTCCATCAATTCCTTCACCGAAACGGTCGTTAGATCGACCGAGCGGGGCGAGATCATTCGATGGCCAGCCCGGATCGGACGCAGGCATACGCTGTAG